A stretch of Planctomycetota bacterium DNA encodes these proteins:
- a CDS encoding PEP-CTERM sorting domain-containing protein: MSTFVDFDNVDDGENRPRAVGFGRAREPMMGKKKRPEYRRKGAAPQNSGMCRRTNKKWTWGSGRSARILDARGRTFSGCLALLLVAAASACYAGPVLSVDMTVVGDPGNTVTAGNGFGRVGYYYKMANTETTNSQYVTFLNNSSAGKQGLYGVYDETAANSAGSAYMIRRAGTVGSYTYSVVGTGNDNKPINWVSWFSAARFANWLSNGADLSANTETGSYTLDGRTSGNIATRNAGAVYYLPSMDEWTKAAFYDVATTSYLNYPSISSVNPALNGTLPAIGNASTPTNAFAANYAGGANGSVLPVANFSTVTSAYGMYDMLGNVNEMTDTVSPTDSTRYAQVSGSYATTESGISTFNSATAPPYVLGSMANAPRGFRIAAVPEPSSVALVGTAGALGFVGNWIRRRRLVASTALGC, encoded by the coding sequence GTGAGCACGTTCGTGGATTTCGACAACGTCGATGATGGAGAGAATCGTCCCCGCGCCGTGGGCTTCGGCAGGGCTCGCGAGCCGATGATGGGGAAGAAGAAGCGGCCGGAATACCGCCGCAAGGGCGCTGCCCCGCAAAACAGCGGCATGTGCCGCCGAACGAACAAAAAGTGGACGTGGGGCAGCGGCCGGTCGGCCCGGATCCTCGACGCCCGTGGCCGAACCTTCTCCGGCTGCCTCGCCTTGCTGCTCGTCGCTGCCGCATCGGCGTGCTACGCCGGGCCGGTGTTGTCCGTCGACATGACCGTGGTCGGTGACCCCGGCAATACCGTCACGGCAGGCAACGGCTTCGGTAGGGTCGGCTACTACTACAAGATGGCCAACACCGAGACGACCAATTCGCAGTACGTCACGTTTCTGAACAATTCGTCGGCGGGGAAGCAGGGGCTGTACGGTGTCTACGACGAGACCGCCGCCAACAGCGCCGGCAGCGCCTACATGATCCGCCGCGCCGGCACGGTCGGCAGCTACACCTACTCCGTGGTCGGCACCGGCAACGACAACAAGCCGATCAACTGGGTGTCGTGGTTCAGCGCCGCCCGGTTCGCGAACTGGCTTTCCAACGGAGCCGATCTCAGCGCCAACACGGAGACGGGCAGCTACACCCTCGACGGTCGCACCTCCGGCAACATCGCCACCCGTAATGCCGGTGCTGTTTACTACCTGCCGAGCATGGACGAGTGGACCAAGGCAGCATTTTACGATGTCGCCACGACCAGCTACCTCAACTATCCGTCCATCTCGTCGGTCAACCCAGCGCTCAATGGCACGCTCCCGGCCATCGGCAACGCCTCGACCCCGACCAATGCCTTCGCTGCCAACTATGCCGGTGGAGCGAACGGATCAGTGCTGCCGGTCGCCAACTTCTCGACCGTGACGTCGGCCTACGGCATGTACGACATGCTCGGCAACGTCAATGAGATGACCGACACCGTGAGCCCGACCGATTCGACCCGCTATGCCCAGGTGTCGGGCAGCTACGCGACCACCGAAAGCGGTATCAGCACGTTCAACAGCGCGACCGCTCCTCCCTACGTGCTCGGTTCGATGGCCAATGCTCCCCGTGGGTTCCGCATCGCCGCCGTCCCCGAGCCGTCCTCCGTCGCACTCGTCGGTACTGCAGGTGCTCTGGGCTTCGTCGGCAACTGGATCCGTCGCCGCCGCCTCGTGGCATCGACCGCCCTCGGCTGCTGA
- a CDS encoding serine/threonine protein kinase has translation MDDSHGSAAGAASRAPLPDEATILSARPEDAALATATVNEIGRALEGRVLGAYRLDEFVGGGGMGAVFRALDTTLDRPVAVKVLSRRHSADAEMLRRFNVEAQSAARLDHENIGRVYAVGSEDGWHFIVFEFIDGTNLRDVVARGGPLDVASVIRFTVQIAAALDHAAEREVVHRDIKPSNIIITPEGRARLVDMGLARRHRIAEDEDLTQSGMTLGTFDYISPEQARDPRAADVRSDLYSLGCTVYFMLAGRPPFADGTLLQKLLHHQQLRPVPVEQLRPDVPRGLAAAVGRLMEKDPADRYQTPADLVADLIPIAEDCGIDLTVSRAAGASEIAAERSGGGMSRVTWLLPLAALAVLVAGLLVASARERFRLAATDPAARPAPVSARGELAVDRPPRRVVDAPAGPAEWESVAAALAGAAEGDVVELAFDGVHDEPAWSVGDRSVTVRAAPGHAPVVHFADEAVVGAEGACRVGKGALSIERVSFRAAGRRPLFSVGPGGRLVCDHVAIDGDGAAVVNGADPTGAATVVRFRGVDEPAEPLPSHLRFTATRVRGMAILVEASGGGTLSCEWIDGECDLAGRFLVADGSPRGGTAGLTVNLDLRNATFRGAEGFAALLDSPARPVPPRLRGEATGCRFVVPDGSALIEQTGIDVPAAYRPGVEWSDSGGRYEGSGVWRRIDGAAERIDIDYSSAPRPLTHEPVPPRR, from the coding sequence ATGGACGATTCCCACGGCTCGGCCGCCGGTGCCGCCTCCCGCGCACCGCTCCCGGACGAAGCCACGATCCTCTCCGCCCGCCCCGAAGACGCGGCGCTCGCGACGGCGACCGTCAACGAGATCGGTCGCGCCCTCGAAGGCCGCGTCCTCGGCGCCTACCGCCTCGACGAGTTCGTCGGGGGTGGCGGGATGGGGGCGGTGTTTCGCGCCCTCGACACCACGCTCGACAGGCCGGTCGCCGTCAAGGTGCTGTCCCGGCGGCACTCCGCCGATGCCGAGATGCTGCGCCGCTTCAACGTCGAGGCGCAGTCGGCGGCCCGGCTCGATCACGAGAATATCGGCCGGGTGTACGCGGTCGGCAGCGAGGATGGTTGGCATTTCATCGTTTTCGAGTTCATCGACGGCACCAATCTCCGCGACGTGGTGGCGCGCGGCGGACCGCTCGACGTCGCCAGCGTGATCCGCTTTACCGTGCAAATCGCGGCGGCTCTCGACCATGCCGCCGAACGTGAGGTGGTCCACCGCGATATCAAGCCCTCGAACATCATCATCACCCCCGAAGGCCGGGCGCGGTTGGTCGACATGGGGTTGGCCCGCCGACACCGGATCGCCGAGGACGAGGATCTGACGCAGAGCGGGATGACCCTCGGGACCTTCGACTACATCTCCCCCGAGCAGGCTCGCGACCCGCGTGCCGCCGATGTCCGCAGCGACCTCTACTCGCTGGGGTGCACGGTCTATTTCATGCTCGCCGGCCGCCCGCCGTTCGCCGACGGCACGCTCCTGCAGAAGCTGCTGCATCACCAGCAACTGCGTCCGGTACCCGTGGAGCAACTCCGCCCCGACGTACCCCGCGGCTTGGCGGCCGCCGTCGGCCGGCTGATGGAGAAGGACCCTGCCGACCGCTACCAGACCCCGGCCGATCTCGTCGCCGACCTGATCCCGATCGCCGAGGATTGCGGGATCGACCTGACGGTGTCGCGGGCCGCTGGCGCGAGCGAGATCGCCGCGGAGAGAAGCGGCGGGGGGATGTCGCGCGTCACCTGGCTGCTACCGCTGGCAGCGTTGGCGGTGCTCGTCGCCGGCCTGCTCGTGGCCTCGGCGCGGGAGCGCTTCCGGCTCGCGGCAACCGACCCCGCAGCGCGTCCGGCGCCGGTGTCGGCCCGGGGGGAGCTGGCCGTGGACCGGCCGCCCCGGCGCGTCGTCGACGCCCCCGCCGGACCGGCAGAATGGGAGTCGGTCGCCGCCGCCCTCGCCGGCGCCGCGGAAGGGGATGTCGTCGAGTTGGCTTTCGACGGCGTCCACGACGAACCGGCATGGTCCGTGGGCGATCGGAGCGTGACTGTCCGTGCCGCTCCCGGGCACGCGCCTGTGGTCCACTTCGCCGACGAGGCCGTCGTCGGCGCGGAGGGGGCCTGCCGTGTCGGCAAGGGAGCGCTGTCGATCGAACGGGTGTCGTTCCGCGCCGCGGGCCGCCGGCCGTTGTTCTCCGTCGGACCGGGTGGCCGGCTGGTCTGCGATCACGTCGCGATCGACGGCGACGGCGCTGCGGTGGTAAACGGCGCGGACCCGACCGGAGCGGCGACGGTCGTCCGGTTTCGGGGCGTCGACGAGCCGGCCGAGCCGCTGCCGAGCCACCTCCGCTTCACCGCCACGCGAGTTCGCGGCATGGCGATCCTCGTCGAGGCCTCGGGCGGCGGAACGCTGTCGTGCGAGTGGATCGACGGGGAATGCGATCTCGCCGGCAGGTTTCTGGTCGCCGACGGCAGTCCGCGGGGGGGCACCGCCGGCCTGACGGTCAATCTCGACCTGCGGAACGCGACGTTCCGCGGCGCGGAGGGGTTCGCCGCGCTGCTCGACTCGCCGGCCCGCCCGGTGCCGCCGCGGCTCCGGGGCGAGGCGACCGGGTGCCGGTTCGTCGTCCCCGACGGATCCGCCTTGATCGAACAGACGGGGATCGACGTGCCGGCCGCGTACCGGCCGGGGGTCGAGTGGTCCGACAGCGGTGGCCGGTACGAGGGGAGCGGCGTCTGGCGCCGGATCGACGGCGCCGCCGAGCGGATCGACATCGACTACTCGTCGGCTCCCCGCCCGTTGACGCACGAGCCGGTGCCGCCGCGAAGGTGA
- a CDS encoding HD domain-containing protein, whose amino-acid sequence MPYDDLPELTALSDTPGVRVPPDVTVPLTDRARHLLDLPPLRRLARVSQLGLVALVYPGAVHSRLEHSLGVYRLALDYLARLRHDETFRATVGPDDAAAFLVAALVHDIGHWPYCHPLEDMGLEELPRHEDLAAAALALPEVAAVLADEWRLDHRRVASLVAGTADDPAGRLIGTLLSGPIDVDKMDYLARDSLHAGVPYGRHFDQDRLLASLCIDRRGRLAIGDKGRCAAELMVFARYVMFAEVYWHHAVRSATAMLQRAVWILRPVLDVAMLTRTDDAGFTAWITAAARGTAAERLVDGLFGSRRALHKRVAVFDAVDEPAVHGALAGLPYPRLVATARRLSAALAHDLRIPVADDDLLIDAPPVHREVEFDIAVRSAGPDRRERPLAECSPVVRALAREQFDRLVKRVRLFAPAGAAERLAGRTDLAARLLAAVADGQ is encoded by the coding sequence ATGCCGTACGACGACCTTCCGGAGCTGACGGCCCTTTCCGACACGCCGGGCGTGCGCGTCCCCCCTGACGTCACCGTCCCGCTCACCGACCGCGCCCGGCACCTGCTCGATCTGCCCCCCCTCCGTCGCCTCGCCCGGGTCAGCCAGCTCGGCTTGGTGGCACTGGTCTATCCCGGGGCCGTCCACTCGCGGCTCGAGCACTCGCTGGGGGTCTACCGGCTGGCGCTCGACTACCTCGCCCGCCTCCGGCACGACGAGACCTTCCGCGCCACCGTCGGGCCCGACGACGCGGCCGCGTTCCTCGTCGCCGCACTCGTGCACGACATCGGGCACTGGCCCTACTGCCACCCGCTCGAGGACATGGGGCTCGAGGAATTGCCGCGCCACGAGGATCTCGCCGCCGCGGCACTGGCGCTCCCCGAGGTCGCGGCCGTCCTCGCGGACGAGTGGAGGCTCGACCATCGCCGCGTCGCCTCCCTCGTCGCCGGCACGGCCGACGACCCCGCCGGCCGGTTGATCGGGACCCTGCTGTCGGGCCCGATCGACGTCGACAAGATGGACTACCTGGCGCGCGACAGTCTCCATGCCGGCGTGCCCTACGGCCGGCACTTCGATCAGGATCGCCTCCTCGCCAGCCTGTGCATCGACCGCCGGGGCCGGCTGGCGATCGGGGACAAGGGGCGCTGCGCCGCGGAGCTGATGGTCTTCGCCCGCTACGTGATGTTCGCCGAGGTCTACTGGCACCATGCCGTGCGCTCGGCCACGGCGATGCTGCAGCGCGCGGTGTGGATCCTCCGCCCGGTGCTCGACGTGGCGATGCTGACGCGGACCGACGACGCCGGCTTCACCGCCTGGATCACCGCCGCCGCCCGTGGCACCGCGGCCGAGCGGCTCGTGGACGGCCTGTTCGGCTCCCGCCGCGCGCTCCACAAGCGCGTCGCCGTGTTCGACGCGGTCGACGAACCCGCCGTCCACGGCGCGCTGGCCGGTCTGCCCTATCCGCGGCTCGTCGCCACCGCCCGGCGGCTCTCCGCGGCGCTGGCCCACGATCTGAGGATCCCCGTGGCCGACGACGACCTGCTGATCGACGCCCCGCCGGTGCACCGCGAGGTCGAGTTCGACATCGCGGTCCGCTCCGCCGGGCCGGATCGGCGCGAGCGGCCCCTCGCCGAGTGCAGTCCGGTGGTGCGGGCGCTGGCGCGGGAACAGTTCGACCGGCTCGTGAAGCGGGTCCGCCTGTTCGCCCCCGCCGGGGCCGCCGAACGGCTCGCGGGACGGACCGATCTGGCGGCGCGCCTCCTCGCGGCGGTCGCCGACGGCCAGTGA
- a CDS encoding acetolactate synthase gives MGFATARGRQWPTLRQFTVFLENRVGQLLEVVRRFDGSRVRVVALSIADSGECSFVRFLVSHPDQGREILERAGLPLIESDLIGVELSNAPQPLLQVCTALLQAEVNIIQAYPIMVRPRGRPVVALMVDNTEMGLETLGRKGFTMISESDLDDVE, from the coding sequence ATCGGTTTCGCCACCGCCCGGGGCCGGCAGTGGCCGACGCTCCGGCAGTTCACCGTGTTCCTCGAGAACCGGGTCGGACAGCTGCTCGAGGTGGTGCGGCGCTTCGACGGCTCGCGCGTCCGCGTCGTGGCGCTGTCGATCGCCGATTCGGGGGAGTGCTCGTTCGTCCGCTTCCTCGTCAGCCATCCCGACCAGGGGCGCGAGATCCTCGAGCGCGCCGGGTTGCCGCTGATCGAGAGCGACCTGATCGGCGTCGAGCTCTCCAACGCACCGCAGCCGCTCCTCCAGGTCTGCACGGCGCTGTTGCAGGCCGAGGTCAACATCATCCAGGCGTATCCGATCATGGTCCGGCCGCGCGGCCGCCCCGTGGTCGCCCTGATGGTCGACAACACGGAGATGGGATTGGAAACCCTCGGCCGCAAGGGGTTCACGATGATCTCGGAATCGGATCTCGACGACGTCGAATGA
- a CDS encoding acyl-CoA thioesterase, which produces MTAASHDVQIRVRYQETDGQQRVHHANYFTYFEIGRTEMLRSTGATYRAFEEAGLMLVVSEATCRYREAAAYDDLLTLRTTLEAVGGASITHAYEIIRDGRILATGRTVVVCVDRDGRVRRLPDWLRG; this is translated from the coding sequence ATGACGGCAGCCAGCCACGACGTCCAGATCCGCGTCCGCTACCAGGAGACCGACGGTCAACAGCGGGTCCACCACGCCAACTATTTCACCTACTTCGAGATCGGCCGGACCGAGATGCTCCGCTCGACCGGCGCGACATACAGGGCGTTCGAGGAGGCGGGGCTGATGCTGGTGGTGTCGGAGGCCACCTGCCGCTACCGCGAGGCGGCCGCCTACGACGACCTGCTCACGCTCCGCACCACGCTCGAGGCCGTCGGGGGGGCGAGCATCACCCACGCCTACGAGATCATCCGCGACGGGCGGATCCTCGCCACCGGGCGGACGGTCGTCGTCTGCGTCGACCGCGACGGCCGCGTCCGCCGGCTGCCCGACTGGTTGCGCGGCTGA
- a CDS encoding FHA domain-containing protein, with product MSAADSEISSAGESSGSDSLFDSFDGWAQLLRQPAPVDVAATVPADTASFVPAGPRRPPPEAFPYRPLHRPPMALVRVIDDGREDGETIRLRGAGIDIGRSGAGVVIPHDDAMAPLHARIVLLPDGTWQLIDLGGTTGTFVRVTEARLRHGGCLLMGATRLRFERDTAGDVAWLVHRPDDGPHRRHPCGATGCTVGGHGGSAAIVLDDPFVSPLHAEVFRVERQWRIVNRGRNGLWMRIERPVRLSAAAQFQCGEQRFVFEPLPG from the coding sequence ATGAGTGCCGCGGATTCGGAGATCTCCTCGGCCGGCGAGTCGTCCGGCAGTGATTCGCTGTTCGATTCGTTCGACGGCTGGGCCCAACTCCTCCGCCAGCCCGCGCCGGTCGACGTCGCGGCCACGGTTCCCGCGGACACCGCCAGCTTCGTCCCGGCCGGCCCACGGCGCCCCCCGCCGGAGGCTTTCCCCTACCGGCCGCTGCACCGTCCCCCGATGGCGCTGGTGCGGGTCATCGACGACGGCCGCGAGGATGGCGAGACGATCCGGCTGCGCGGGGCGGGCATCGACATCGGCCGCTCGGGCGCCGGTGTCGTGATCCCCCACGACGACGCGATGGCGCCGCTCCACGCCCGGATCGTGCTCCTGCCCGACGGCACCTGGCAATTGATCGACCTCGGGGGCACGACCGGAACGTTCGTCCGCGTCACCGAAGCCCGGCTCCGCCACGGCGGCTGCCTCCTCATGGGAGCGACCCGGCTCCGCTTCGAACGCGACACCGCCGGTGACGTCGCCTGGCTCGTCCACCGACCCGACGACGGGCCGCATCGCCGCCACCCCTGCGGCGCCACCGGGTGCACCGTCGGCGGCCACGGCGGATCGGCGGCGATCGTCCTCGACGACCCGTTCGTCAGCCCGCTCCACGCCGAGGTATTCCGCGTCGAGCGCCAGTGGCGGATCGTCAACCGCGGCCGCAACGGGCTGTGGATGCGGATCGAGCGGCCGGTCCGGCTCTCGGCCGCGGCGCAGTTCCAGTGCGGCGAGCAGCGGTTCGTGTTCGAGCCGCTACCGGGCTGA
- a CDS encoding dihydrodipicolinate synthetase, translating into MKGTHTVGLVAAPFTPFTADGDLALDVIPAYAAHLAGSGVVGAFVCGTTGEGMSLSREERQRVAEVWIRSSPPGFRIFVHVGGLALTDCRALAAHAEAAGAYGIACLAPFFFRPVGLEGLVDWCAAVADAAPNTPFYFYHIPSMTGVAVSVAEFLTHAGSRVPSLAGAKFTHDDLDDLAACLRVAGGRYDLLFGRDERLVEALALGVRGAVGSTYNFAAAPFVGIAAARTGGDWGEAERLQAGATRLIEEIAACCPQPLPAFKAAMARVGIDCGPVRPPLRQPSAEQRGRIEAVLAAHGHHGRGVS; encoded by the coding sequence ATGAAGGGTACGCACACGGTCGGGCTCGTCGCCGCCCCGTTCACGCCGTTCACGGCCGACGGCGACCTGGCCCTCGACGTGATCCCGGCCTACGCCGCGCATCTCGCCGGCTCTGGCGTCGTCGGCGCCTTCGTCTGCGGTACGACCGGCGAGGGGATGTCGCTGTCGCGCGAGGAGCGGCAGCGCGTCGCCGAGGTGTGGATCCGCTCGAGCCCGCCGGGGTTCCGGATCTTCGTCCACGTCGGCGGGCTGGCCCTGACCGACTGCCGGGCGCTCGCCGCCCATGCCGAGGCCGCCGGGGCGTACGGGATCGCGTGCCTGGCGCCGTTCTTCTTCCGGCCGGTGGGGCTGGAAGGGCTCGTCGACTGGTGTGCAGCCGTCGCCGATGCCGCGCCGAACACGCCGTTTTATTTCTACCACATCCCGTCGATGACCGGCGTCGCGGTGAGCGTGGCCGAGTTCCTCACGCATGCGGGCTCGCGCGTGCCGTCGCTGGCGGGGGCGAAGTTCACCCACGACGACCTCGACGATCTCGCCGCCTGCCTGCGCGTCGCCGGTGGCCGCTACGATCTCCTCTTCGGGCGCGACGAGCGGCTCGTCGAGGCGCTCGCCCTCGGCGTGCGCGGGGCCGTGGGGAGCACCTACAACTTCGCCGCGGCACCGTTCGTCGGCATCGCCGCCGCACGCACCGGCGGCGACTGGGGTGAGGCGGAGCGGCTCCAGGCCGGGGCGACGCGCTTGATCGAGGAGATCGCCGCCTGTTGCCCGCAACCGCTGCCCGCCTTCAAGGCGGCGATGGCCCGCGTCGGGATCGACTGCGGTCCGGTGCGCCCGCCGCTCCGCCAGCCGTCGGCCGAGCAACGCGGCCGGATCGAAGCCGTGCTCGCCGCCCACGGGCACCACGGGCGCGGGGTCAGTTGA
- a CDS encoding DUF4281 domain-containing protein: MAETYFRVTNTVALLAWILLLVQPGQRWVSQRLCATVVPGLLAVTYAAVIGWKLATGGPPPGDLTTLAGLRGAFADDWVLAAAWTHYLVFDMVVGAWVARDAVRCGVPWPLRSVALALTFLAGPVGFLLHLVIRQQHGAGLDADGPQVN, from the coding sequence ATGGCCGAGACCTATTTCCGAGTCACCAACACGGTGGCCCTTCTCGCCTGGATCCTCCTCCTGGTTCAGCCCGGGCAGCGCTGGGTCTCCCAGCGGCTGTGCGCGACGGTGGTGCCGGGGTTGCTCGCGGTGACCTACGCCGCGGTGATCGGCTGGAAACTGGCCACGGGGGGACCGCCGCCGGGCGATCTGACGACGCTGGCGGGCCTGCGCGGCGCCTTCGCCGACGACTGGGTCCTGGCAGCGGCCTGGACCCACTACCTCGTCTTCGACATGGTGGTCGGCGCGTGGGTGGCCCGCGATGCCGTCCGCTGCGGAGTGCCCTGGCCGCTCCGGTCCGTCGCCCTCGCGCTGACGTTCCTCGCCGGTCCGGTCGGATTCCTCCTCCACCTCGTCATCCGCCAGCAGCACGGTGCCGGGCTGGATGCCGACGGGCCGCAGGTCAACTGA
- a CDS encoding DUF1559 domain-containing protein, whose protein sequence is MGSVRRGMCCRGRVLAGMASWANVPRVPTPARGAVAARPHRALLAAVVQFPSEADGTLNCPAPLGPRFLPEPYRGLQPAGDIPMSSRPLFRRPGRSRAAFTLVELLVVIAIIGTLVGLLLPAVQAAREAARRIQCKNHLKQVGLALHNINDAKRYLPPITAPTSRDPLLQRGPFYGVVGFTVFTWLLPYVEQAPLYDLAMTQRSVYTPVPGAPGAGVIYSVSIPLYICPTETSSPGGMGATTSGGANQWAVGNYATNYNVFGNPGAATPDLRMQGASRISQSFPDGTSSTVMVAERYGTCGSSGVADDPSTNGCLWSDSNSRWRPVFCVNETMQSPSNPGYTTCAMFQSSPNWKSSCDSSRAQTPHGGIMNVTLGDASVRSVDDSIAPATWAAVCHPADGAVVGDW, encoded by the coding sequence ATGGGATCGGTTCGGCGCGGGATGTGCTGCCGGGGCCGCGTGTTGGCGGGAATGGCATCGTGGGCTAACGTACCGCGTGTTCCTACCCCCGCGAGGGGTGCCGTAGCCGCCCGGCCACACCGTGCACTCCTTGCCGCAGTCGTGCAGTTCCCCTCCGAGGCGGATGGGACCTTGAACTGCCCCGCCCCGCTCGGCCCGCGGTTCCTCCCGGAACCGTACCGCGGCCTCCAACCCGCAGGAGACATCCCGATGTCGTCCCGGCCCCTCTTCCGTCGTCCCGGCCGCTCCCGTGCCGCCTTCACGCTCGTCGAACTGCTCGTCGTGATCGCGATCATCGGCACGCTCGTCGGCTTGCTCCTGCCGGCCGTCCAGGCCGCCCGCGAGGCCGCCCGCCGGATCCAGTGCAAGAACCACCTCAAGCAGGTCGGCCTGGCGCTGCACAACATCAACGACGCCAAGCGCTACCTGCCGCCGATCACCGCCCCCACCAGCCGCGATCCGCTCCTCCAGCGCGGCCCGTTCTACGGCGTCGTCGGCTTCACCGTCTTCACGTGGCTCCTGCCGTATGTCGAGCAGGCGCCGCTGTATGACCTGGCGATGACCCAGCGCTCGGTCTACACACCGGTGCCCGGAGCGCCAGGAGCCGGCGTGATCTATTCGGTGTCGATTCCGCTCTACATCTGCCCCACCGAGACCTCGAGCCCCGGCGGCATGGGAGCGACCACCAGTGGCGGCGCGAACCAGTGGGCGGTCGGCAACTATGCCACCAACTACAACGTCTTCGGCAATCCCGGGGCAGCGACGCCAGACCTGCGGATGCAGGGGGCGTCACGGATTTCGCAGTCGTTTCCCGACGGCACCAGCAGCACCGTGATGGTCGCCGAACGCTACGGCACGTGCGGCTCGAGCGGCGTCGCCGATGATCCGAGCACCAACGGCTGCCTGTGGTCCGACAGCAACAGCCGGTGGCGGCCGGTGTTCTGCGTCAACGAGACGATGCAGTCCCCGAGCAATCCCGGGTACACGACTTGCGCGATGTTCCAGTCGTCGCCCAACTGGAAGAGCTCGTGCGATTCGTCGCGTGCCCAGACGCCCCACGGCGGGATCATGAACGTCACGCTCGGCGACGCCAGCGTGCGGAGTGTCGACGATTCGATCGCCCCGGCGACGTGGGCGGCGGTCTGCCATCCGGCCGACGGCGCGGTCGTCGGCGACTGGTGA
- a CDS encoding aminoglycoside phosphotransferase, with protein MDLPPAAAPPLVRRLLEPAAYPHPVSDLHLVETHISWVFLTGARAYKVKKPVDLGFLDFTSLERRRAFCREEVRLNGRFAPELYLGAVPIAGPPEAATIGGAGEPIEWAVCLEQFPERDRLDHVLERGELSPEDCATLAGDVAAVQRDLLVADTAAPWGTAATFRAIVHLNLDQLVEHRPDLADRARGLATWIDGQLARHGERLAARRGAGRVRECHGDLHLGNLVRHRGRIVAFDGIEFNESLRWIDVANDVAFLAMDLHARGRPDLAATVVSAWVEAADDHAALPILPMYLVYRAIVRAAVAAIRAGQTAGSGPTADDDCVRYLALAERLATPTRPLLVATCGISGSGKSTLAAAVAAALGAIRLRSDVERKRGAGLAPTDRPADATAVALLYSAATTRRTYERLADLSGAALAAGWSVVIDAACLRREQRATIAAVAARGAVELVWLDLDLPAAVAAERVRARGGADPSDATAAVVAAQVASREPITAAELASATGGRASVVPVAATGAFDAATVARVARLARGPA; from the coding sequence ATGGATCTCCCGCCCGCTGCCGCCCCGCCGCTCGTCCGTCGCCTGCTCGAGCCGGCGGCCTACCCGCACCCGGTGAGCGACCTGCACCTCGTCGAAACCCACATCTCCTGGGTGTTCCTCACCGGCGCGCGGGCCTACAAGGTGAAGAAGCCCGTCGACCTCGGGTTTCTCGACTTCACCTCGCTCGAGCGCCGCCGCGCCTTCTGCCGCGAGGAGGTGCGGCTCAACGGCCGCTTCGCTCCCGAGCTGTACCTCGGGGCCGTGCCGATCGCCGGCCCGCCCGAGGCCGCCACGATCGGTGGCGCCGGTGAGCCGATCGAGTGGGCGGTCTGCCTCGAGCAGTTTCCCGAGCGCGACCGTCTCGACCACGTCCTCGAGCGCGGCGAGCTCTCGCCCGAGGATTGCGCGACGCTGGCCGGAGACGTTGCCGCTGTGCAGCGCGATCTGCTCGTCGCCGACACCGCCGCGCCGTGGGGGACGGCCGCGACGTTCCGGGCGATCGTCCACCTCAACCTCGATCAGCTGGTCGAGCACCGCCCCGATCTCGCCGACCGCGCGCGGGGGCTCGCCACCTGGATCGACGGCCAACTGGCACGGCACGGCGAGCGTCTCGCGGCGCGGCGCGGAGCCGGCCGGGTCCGCGAGTGCCATGGCGACCTCCACCTCGGCAATCTCGTGCGCCACCGGGGGCGGATCGTGGCCTTCGACGGGATCGAGTTCAACGAGTCGCTGCGCTGGATCGACGTCGCCAACGACGTCGCCTTCCTGGCGATGGATCTCCACGCGCGCGGCCGCCCCGACCTCGCCGCGACGGTCGTCAGCGCGTGGGTCGAGGCCGCCGACGACCATGCCGCGCTGCCGATCCTGCCGATGTACCTCGTCTACCGGGCGATCGTCCGGGCGGCGGTGGCGGCGATCCGCGCCGGCCAGACGGCTGGCTCCGGGCCCACGGCCGACGACGACTGCGTGCGCTACCTGGCCCTCGCCGAGCGCCTCGCCACCCCGACGCGACCGCTCCTCGTGGCCACCTGCGGGATCTCGGGGAGCGGCAAGTCGACGCTCGCCGCGGCGGTCGCCGCGGCGCTGGGGGCGATCCGCCTGCGCAGCGACGTCGAGCGGAAGCGCGGCGCCGGCCTCGCCCCGACCGACCGACCGGCCGACGCCACCGCCGTCGCCCTGCTGTATTCGGCGGCGACGACGCGCCGCACCTACGAGCGGCTCGCCGATCTCTCCGGCGCCGCGCTGGCGGCGGGGTGGAGCGTCGTGATCGACGCCGCCTGCCTGCGCCGCGAGCAGCGCGCCACGATCGCGGCGGTCGCGGCGCGCGGTGCCGTGGAGCTGGTATGGCTCGACCTCGACCTCCCGGCGGCCGTCGCCGCCGAGCGCGTCAGGGCGCGGGGCGGGGCCGACCCGTCCGACGCCACCGCCGCGGTGGTCGCCGCGCAGGTCGCGAGCCGCGAACCGATCACCGCCGCCGAGCTCGCATCCGCTACCGGCGGGCGTGCGAGTGTCGTGCCGGTGGCGGCCACCGGGGCGTTCGACGCCGCGACCGTGGCACGCGTGGCCCGGTTGGCGCGCGGCCCCGCGTGA